The Drosophila bipectinata strain 14024-0381.07 chromosome 2L, DbipHiC1v2, whole genome shotgun sequence genome has a segment encoding these proteins:
- the IFT46 gene encoding intraflagellar transport protein 46 homolog gives MNFYDEEINISGPDTKHLSSVQMEQRNGVPGGSRGAGSGASGAAGRGAGAGGSQRAAAARTRRLELHGNSTDDDGLLQDIIDHDDEAEDSDDDDDSEMQLPQGMTMGVGMTGLVPGPGTRTQKRPGSSRHLQQGPPHEDPLSSGSEEGAAGGFRGSGGGAAKLPHQKLTLPMRSSAGGRSEQQEEQFSLTPDKWEDLSLSVELKELFPYILKYTPQTIDTPFHLQPFIPEFVPAVGDVDALLKVQAPPLLQPQRQRELDDHLEKLGLWLLDEPSGAQSEPSLLNMKLRSVLSGSRGRNPRHASSASKIPTARSGKDIDKWIAEVEQVHMTQSMYDAQPRKDIDALLEDWPRAFGEAETKSALDQAYKSCLQQDISLADYVRVLCERFGVEGPLESQADYIHNVQTLFALYLAASQAWE, from the exons ATGAACTTCTACGACGAGGAGATCAACATCAGTGGTCCTGATACGAAGCACCTGAGCAGTGTCCAAATGGAGCAGCGAAATGGAGTTCCGGGGGGCAGCCGAGGGGCAGGCAGTGGCGCCAGCGGGGCGGCTGGCAGAGGCGCCGGGGCAGGAGGCTCACAAAGAGCAGCGGCCGCCAGGACACGTCGACTG GAACTCCATGGAAACTCCACGGATGATGACGGTCTGCTGCAGGACATCATCGACCACGATGACGAGGCGGAAGACagtgacgacgacgacgacagcGAGATGCAGCTGCCCCAGGGCATGACCATGGGCGTGGGGATGACGGGCTTAGTGCCCGGACCCGGTACTCGCACCCAGAAACGACCGGGGAGTAGCAGACATCTCCAGCAAGGGCCACCGCATGAGGATCCCCTCAGTTCGGGAAGCGAGGAAGGAGCTGCGGGAGGCTTTCGAGGATCTGGCGGAGGAGCTGCCAAGCTTCCGCACCAGAAGCTAACCCTGCCAATGAGGAGCAGTGCAGGCGGTAGATCCGAGCAACAAGAGGAGCAATTCAGCTTGACACCCGACAAGTGGGAGGATTTGTCGCTGTCAGTGGAGCTCAAGGAGCTGTTTCCCTACATCCTCAAGTACACGCCCCAGACTATCGATACCCCGTTTCACCTGCAACCCTTCATCCCGGAGTTCGTCCCTGCCGTGGGAGACGTGGATGCCCTTCTCAAGGTCCAGGCGCCACCACTCCTGCAGCCCCAGCGGCAGAGGGAGCTTGACGACCATCTGGAGAAACTGGGCCTGTGGCTGCTTGACGAACCCTCTGGCGCCCAGTCCGAACCATCCCTGTTAAATATGAAACTGCGCTCCGTCCTGAGTGGCAGCCGGGGAAGAAACCCGAGGCACGCCTCCTCCGCCTCGAAGATTCCCACGGCACGATCGGGCAAGGACATAGACAAGTGGATCGCCGAGGTGGAGCAGGTGCACATGACGCAATCCATGTACGATGCCCAGCCCAGGAAGGATATCGATGCCCTGCTCGAGGATTGGCCACGGGCCTTTGGCGAGGCGGAGACCAAGAGTGCTCTGGATCAGGCCTACAAATCCTGCCTGCAACAGGATATATCCTTGGCGGACTATGTGAGGGTTCTGTGCGAGAGGTTTGGAGTGGAGGGGCCGTTGGAGTCGCAGGCTGACTACATCCACAATGTCCAGACCCTCTTTGCACTCTATTTGGCCGCCAGTCAGGCGTGGGAGTAG
- the Atac2 gene encoding cysteine-rich protein 2-binding protein isoform X1 produces MYEASCRYCELGIEDDNYLDCIKCRRSVHIKCLPHASTPGDLLGDVFFDFTCVRCVREQLKKEEEEPAPDSVKEICVRQKIPWLLVITLTLYNLSIKQKGLGHHGFFHWRTHIISFVDKNWNYIFGSNIRRKKQWTGTVSGALSHNNPEYFQSGLDVFKDHGWWKLAKPFTTPRSVLREYEKKQLQRQQLRVEKRFPALDENSCSSEISVTDHTEDKFRISTNDNEWGSRGEGCARLIPFMGRQPRVLGLASPESQQPVAVPPVPVPETRNTEYQGEEESEATQQPLSSVQASLMDFLAESLGGDDLSIFGSLPGIMPPPLVGAGKSDFFMNDTLLEAPTPTEGLFDFGIPSSIDEAKGGKLIKEEQNDPEPKDQEDEKIEDDGGEDEDEESSNYQPRIVQVTNYQAQQQNQTIKAEPMEEEVEDETEKEELYSIEPCLPSGFSRNPRRNWPWLQETQDSDDVSIPSENLRLMSVQEEQKLLDTLHRILSFEKQCQISIPAYVRRLYRKLSLRKWKREHNRPIFNLDDHIDPLGRARLKSQSHKVLDRYHLLAHSHQSARSSFHARLAGCTQYELFESPYSKRVLHPFIFRSETLAPPWLKLMCELQHRVNQTHPTRSTIDFCYVRPQHIPAVNALLQSSFWPNIDVSECLTYPDYSVVALYKKLVVGCGFLVPDVGYNEAYISFMAVRPNWQRSRIASFMLYHLIQTCSSKDITLHVSASNSAVMLYQKFGFKIEEIILDFYDTYLPLDSKQSRNAFFLRLQR; encoded by the exons ATGTACGAAGCTAGTTGCCGATACTGCGAGTTGGGAATAGAGGATGACAACTACCTGGACTGCATAAAATGTCGAAGAAGTGTCCATATCAAGTGTCTGCCACATGCAAGCACCCCGGGAGACCTTCTGGGCGATGTCTTTTTCGACTTCACGTGCGTCAGATGTGTGAGGGAGCAGCTTAAGAAAGAGGAGGAAGAACCCGCTCCAGATTCCGTGAAGGAAATCTGTGTGAGGCAGAAGATTCCCTGGTTACTAGTGATAACACTGACGCTCTACAATCTTTCCATCAAACAAAAGGGACTGGGACACCATGGATTCTTTCACTGGCGGACGCACATCATCAGCTTCGTGGACAAAAACTGGAACTACATCTTTGGTTCAAATAT TCGGCGGAAAAAGCAGTGGACTGGGACGGTTTCCGGAGCTCTGTCCCACAACAACCCGGAGTACTTTCAGTCGGGTCTGGACGTCTTCAAGGACCACGGATGGTGGAAGCTGGCCAAGCCTTTTACAACCCCCAGGAGTGTTCTTAGAGAAT ATGAGAAGAAGCAACTCCAGCGCCAGCAGCTGCGCGTGGAGAAGCGTTTTCCTGCTCTGGATGAAAATAGCTGTAGCAGCGAAATCTCTGTTACAGATCACACAGAGGACAAATTCAGAATATCAACCAACGATAATGAATGGGGGAGCAGAGGCGAAGGGTGTGCCCGTCTTAT TCCATTTATGGGACGTCAGCCGAGGGTTCTGGGGTTGGCCTCACCTGAGTCGCAGCAGCCTGTGGCTGTTCctccagttccagttccagaAACTCGGAACACAGAGTACCAGGGGGAAGAAGAGTCGGAGGCAACCCAGCAACCCTTGAGCAGCGTCCAAGCCAGCTTGATGGATTTTTTGGCTGAGAGTCTGGGAGGCGACGACCTCAGCATATTTGGCAGCCTTCCCGGCATAATGCCACCACCCTTAGTTGGAGCAGGAAAATCGGATTTCTTTATGAATGACACCCTACTGGAGGCTCCTACCCCCACTGAAGGCCTGTTCGATTTTGGCATTCCCAGCTCAATAGATGAAGCTAAGGGAGGTAAACTGATCAAGGAGGAGCAAAATGATCCAGAGCCCAAGGATCAGGAGGATGAAAAGATAGAGGACGATGGCGGGGAGGATGAAGACGAAGAGTCATCCAATTACCAGCCACGCATTGTCCAGGTCACCAATTACCAGGCTCAGCAGCAGAATCAGACGATTAAAGCCGAGCCCATGGAGGAGGAAGTGGAGGATGAAACTGAAAAGGAAGAACTGTACTCTATAGAGCCCTGCCTACCAAGTGGTTTTAGCCGCAACCCCCGCAGAAACTGGCCATGGCTTCAGGAGACCCAGGACTCGGACGACGTATCCATCCCCTCCGAAAATCTCAGGCTAATGAGTGTCCAAGAGGAGCAGAAATTGCTCGATACGTTGCACAGAATCTTATCCTTCGAGAAGCAGTGCCAGATATCCATACCCGCCTACGTGCGACGGCTTTACAGAAAACTCTCCCTGCGAAAATGGAAGAGAGAGCACAATCGGCCCATTTTTAACCTGGACGACCACATCGATCCACTGGGCAGGGCCCGGTTAAAGAGTCAGTCTCACAAAGTACTGGACAGGTACCACCTTCTGGCCCACTCCCATCAAAGTGCGAGAAGTTCCTTCCACGCCCGCCTGGCTGGATGCACTCAGTATGAGCTCTTTGAGTCGCCCTACTCGAAGAGGGTTCTGCACCCCTTCATCTTTCGCAGCGAGACCTTAGCTCCTCCGTGGCTAAAGCTCATGTGCGAGCTGCAGCACCGAGTGAACCAGACGCACCCCACGAGGTCCACCATAGACTTTTGCTACGTGAGGCCGCAACACATCCCGGCGGTGAATGCGCTGCTGCAGAGCTCTTTTTGGCCCAATATCGATG TAAGCGAGTGTCTCACCTATCCGGACTACAGCGTAGTCGCGCTCTACAAGAAGCTGGTCGTCGGATGCGGGTTCCTGGTTCCAGATGTCGGCTACAACGAGGCCTACATCTCCTTCATGGCCGTGCGCCCGAACTGGCAGAGGAGCCGCATTGCCAGCTTCATGCTGTACCACCTCATCCAAACGTGCTCGTCCAAGGACATCACCCTACATGTGTCCGCCAGCAACTCCGCGGTGATGCTGTACCAGAAGTTTGGCTTCAAGATAGAGGAAATCATCCTGGACTTCTACGACACCTACTTGCCACTGGACTCGAAGCAGAGCAGAAACGCTTTCTTTTTAAGATTACAAAGATGA
- the Atac2 gene encoding cysteine-rich protein 2-binding protein isoform X2, translating to MYEASCRYCELGIEDDNYLDCIKCRRSVHIKCLPHASTPGDLLGDVFFDFTCVRCVREQLKKEEEEPAPDSVKEICGLGHHGFFHWRTHIISFVDKNWNYIFGSNIRRKKQWTGTVSGALSHNNPEYFQSGLDVFKDHGWWKLAKPFTTPRSVLREYEKKQLQRQQLRVEKRFPALDENSCSSEISVTDHTEDKFRISTNDNEWGSRGEGCARLIPFMGRQPRVLGLASPESQQPVAVPPVPVPETRNTEYQGEEESEATQQPLSSVQASLMDFLAESLGGDDLSIFGSLPGIMPPPLVGAGKSDFFMNDTLLEAPTPTEGLFDFGIPSSIDEAKGGKLIKEEQNDPEPKDQEDEKIEDDGGEDEDEESSNYQPRIVQVTNYQAQQQNQTIKAEPMEEEVEDETEKEELYSIEPCLPSGFSRNPRRNWPWLQETQDSDDVSIPSENLRLMSVQEEQKLLDTLHRILSFEKQCQISIPAYVRRLYRKLSLRKWKREHNRPIFNLDDHIDPLGRARLKSQSHKVLDRYHLLAHSHQSARSSFHARLAGCTQYELFESPYSKRVLHPFIFRSETLAPPWLKLMCELQHRVNQTHPTRSTIDFCYVRPQHIPAVNALLQSSFWPNIDVSECLTYPDYSVVALYKKLVVGCGFLVPDVGYNEAYISFMAVRPNWQRSRIASFMLYHLIQTCSSKDITLHVSASNSAVMLYQKFGFKIEEIILDFYDTYLPLDSKQSRNAFFLRLQR from the exons ATGTACGAAGCTAGTTGCCGATACTGCGAGTTGGGAATAGAGGATGACAACTACCTGGACTGCATAAAATGTCGAAGAAGTGTCCATATCAAGTGTCTGCCACATGCAAGCACCCCGGGAGACCTTCTGGGCGATGTCTTTTTCGACTTCACGTGCGTCAGATGTGTGAGGGAGCAGCTTAAGAAAGAGGAGGAAGAACCCGCTCCAGATTCCGTGAAGGAAATCTGT GGACTGGGACACCATGGATTCTTTCACTGGCGGACGCACATCATCAGCTTCGTGGACAAAAACTGGAACTACATCTTTGGTTCAAATAT TCGGCGGAAAAAGCAGTGGACTGGGACGGTTTCCGGAGCTCTGTCCCACAACAACCCGGAGTACTTTCAGTCGGGTCTGGACGTCTTCAAGGACCACGGATGGTGGAAGCTGGCCAAGCCTTTTACAACCCCCAGGAGTGTTCTTAGAGAAT ATGAGAAGAAGCAACTCCAGCGCCAGCAGCTGCGCGTGGAGAAGCGTTTTCCTGCTCTGGATGAAAATAGCTGTAGCAGCGAAATCTCTGTTACAGATCACACAGAGGACAAATTCAGAATATCAACCAACGATAATGAATGGGGGAGCAGAGGCGAAGGGTGTGCCCGTCTTAT TCCATTTATGGGACGTCAGCCGAGGGTTCTGGGGTTGGCCTCACCTGAGTCGCAGCAGCCTGTGGCTGTTCctccagttccagttccagaAACTCGGAACACAGAGTACCAGGGGGAAGAAGAGTCGGAGGCAACCCAGCAACCCTTGAGCAGCGTCCAAGCCAGCTTGATGGATTTTTTGGCTGAGAGTCTGGGAGGCGACGACCTCAGCATATTTGGCAGCCTTCCCGGCATAATGCCACCACCCTTAGTTGGAGCAGGAAAATCGGATTTCTTTATGAATGACACCCTACTGGAGGCTCCTACCCCCACTGAAGGCCTGTTCGATTTTGGCATTCCCAGCTCAATAGATGAAGCTAAGGGAGGTAAACTGATCAAGGAGGAGCAAAATGATCCAGAGCCCAAGGATCAGGAGGATGAAAAGATAGAGGACGATGGCGGGGAGGATGAAGACGAAGAGTCATCCAATTACCAGCCACGCATTGTCCAGGTCACCAATTACCAGGCTCAGCAGCAGAATCAGACGATTAAAGCCGAGCCCATGGAGGAGGAAGTGGAGGATGAAACTGAAAAGGAAGAACTGTACTCTATAGAGCCCTGCCTACCAAGTGGTTTTAGCCGCAACCCCCGCAGAAACTGGCCATGGCTTCAGGAGACCCAGGACTCGGACGACGTATCCATCCCCTCCGAAAATCTCAGGCTAATGAGTGTCCAAGAGGAGCAGAAATTGCTCGATACGTTGCACAGAATCTTATCCTTCGAGAAGCAGTGCCAGATATCCATACCCGCCTACGTGCGACGGCTTTACAGAAAACTCTCCCTGCGAAAATGGAAGAGAGAGCACAATCGGCCCATTTTTAACCTGGACGACCACATCGATCCACTGGGCAGGGCCCGGTTAAAGAGTCAGTCTCACAAAGTACTGGACAGGTACCACCTTCTGGCCCACTCCCATCAAAGTGCGAGAAGTTCCTTCCACGCCCGCCTGGCTGGATGCACTCAGTATGAGCTCTTTGAGTCGCCCTACTCGAAGAGGGTTCTGCACCCCTTCATCTTTCGCAGCGAGACCTTAGCTCCTCCGTGGCTAAAGCTCATGTGCGAGCTGCAGCACCGAGTGAACCAGACGCACCCCACGAGGTCCACCATAGACTTTTGCTACGTGAGGCCGCAACACATCCCGGCGGTGAATGCGCTGCTGCAGAGCTCTTTTTGGCCCAATATCGATG TAAGCGAGTGTCTCACCTATCCGGACTACAGCGTAGTCGCGCTCTACAAGAAGCTGGTCGTCGGATGCGGGTTCCTGGTTCCAGATGTCGGCTACAACGAGGCCTACATCTCCTTCATGGCCGTGCGCCCGAACTGGCAGAGGAGCCGCATTGCCAGCTTCATGCTGTACCACCTCATCCAAACGTGCTCGTCCAAGGACATCACCCTACATGTGTCCGCCAGCAACTCCGCGGTGATGCTGTACCAGAAGTTTGGCTTCAAGATAGAGGAAATCATCCTGGACTTCTACGACACCTACTTGCCACTGGACTCGAAGCAGAGCAGAAACGCTTTCTTTTTAAGATTACAAAGATGA
- the LOC108123747 gene encoding probable ATP-dependent RNA helicase DDX23: protein MVNDKKRRSRSRERTVRDRPAAGGARERDWDRDRARERQYEREREKDRRQRRSRSREDRGRRRSPDRPRPRDNVRERSRERGSGGGGFQDKKAKLDITDSSSKPLIVSDDDMNDEKQDLKLKKEPLSLEELLDKKKKEEQARSKPVFLTKEQRAQEALKRRQEEVERLRAVQEAAREQMANANKVSISMGTAMASGAPPPAVAAPPPKPDRRERGRDRGDRGDRGDRGGDEKRTEELTHKDKEKELEAIRERYLGIIKKKRRVRRLNDRKFVFDWDAGEDTSIDYNNLYKERHHVQFFGRGNVAGIDIKEQKRTQSKFYGDLLEKRRTEAEKEQEKVRLKKMKRKEDKQKWDDRHWSEKDNDEMTERDWRIFREDYNITIKGGKIPNPIRSWSESGFPREIIDIIDKVGYKEPTPIQRQAIPIGLQNRDIIGVAETGSGKTLAFLIPLLSWIQSLPKIERLEDVDQGPYAIIMAPTRELAQQIEEETTKFGQPLGIRTVVVVGGLSREEQGFRLRLGCEIVIATPGRLIDVLENRYLVLNQCTYIVLDEADRMIDMGFEPDVQKILEYMPVSNLKPDTEEAEDENKLMENFYTKKKYRQTVMFTATMPPAVERLARSYLRRPATVYIGSVGKPTERTEQIVYMMGENDKRKKLMEILSRSIDPPVIIFVNQKKGADVLAKGLEKLGYNSCTLHGGKGQEQREYALAALKSGAKDILVATDVAGRGIDIKDVSLVINYDMAKSIEDYTHRIGRTGRAGKNGVAISFVTKDDSALFYDLKQCVTASPVSVCPPELMNHPEAQHKPGTVVTKKRREEKIFA from the exons ATGGTAAATGATAAGAAACGTCGCTCGCGTTCGAGGGAGCGTACGGTGCGCGATCGTCCTGCAGCTGGGGGTGCCCGGGAACGGGACTGGGACAGGGACCGCGCCAGGGAGCGCCAATACGAACGGGAGAGGGAGAAGGACAGACGCCAGCGGCGTTCGCGTTCCCG GGAGGACCGCGGCAGGCGCCGCTCCCCCGATCGCCCTAGGCCCAGGGATAATGTGAGGGAGCGCTCCAGAGAAAGAGGGTCAGGAGGCGGAGGCTTCCAGGATAAAAAAGCCAAGTTGGACATAACCGACTCATCGTCGAAGCCCTTAATCGTAAGCGATGATGATATGAACGATGAAAAACAGGACCTGAAGCTGAAAAAGGAGCCCCTTTCCTTGGAGGAACTTCTggacaaaaagaaaaaagaggaGCAGGCCCGGAGCAAGCCAGTTTTCCTCACCAAAGAGCAGAGGGCTCAGGAGGCGCTCAAGCGGCGTCAGGAGGAGGTGGAGCGGCTGAGGGCTGTCCAGGAGGCAGCCCGCGAACAGATGGCCAACGCCAACAAGGTGAGCATCTCCATGGGCACGGCTATGGCCTCCGGAGCCCCGCCGCCGGCCGTAGCAGCTCCTCCGCCCAAGCCAGACCGCAGAGAGAGGGGCAGGGATCGTGGCGACAGAGGCGACAGGGGCGATAGAGGGGGAGACGAAAAGCGCACCGAAGAACTGACCCACAAGGATAAAGAGAAGGAACTGGAAGCCATTCGGGAACGATACCTGGGAATCATAAAGAAGAAGAGGCGCGTTCGCCGCCTCAACGACCGCAAATTCGTTTTTGACTGGGATGCCGGCGAAGACACGTCCATCGACTACAACAATCTGTACAAGGAGCGTCACCACGTCCAGTTCTTCGGCAGGGGAAATGTGGCAGGCATCGATATCAAGGAGCAAAAGCGCACTCAGAGCAAGTTTTATGGAGATCTTCTCGAGAAGAGGCGGACAGAGGCCGAGAAGGAGCAGGAGAAGGTGCGCTTGAAGAAGATGAAGCGCAAGGAGGACAAACAGAAGTGGGATGATCGTCACTGGTCCGAAAAGGACAACGACGAAATGACCGAGCGAGATTGGCGTATCTTCCGGGAGGACTACAATATCACCATCAAGGGCGGCAAGATCCCCAATCCGATCCGGAGCTGGAGCGAATCTGGTTTCCCCAGGGAGATCATCGACATCATTGACAAGGTCGGCTACAAGGAACCCACACCCATTCAGAGGCAGGCTATTCCCATTGGTCTGCAGAATAGAGACATCATCGGCGTGGCTGAGACGGGATCCGGTAAAACACTGGCCTTCCTCATCCCTCTTCTGTCCTGGATCCAATCGCTGCCGAAGATCGAGCGTCTGGAGGATGTGGATCAGGGTCCATATGCCATAATTATGGCACCCACTCGTGAGCTGGCGCAGCAAATCGAGGAGGAGACAACCAAGTTTGGGCAACCCCTGGGCATCCGCACTGTGGTGGTCGTGGGAGGTCTCTCTCGCGAGGAGCAGGGCTTCCGCCTCCGCTTGGGCTGCGAAATAGTCATCGCCACGCCGGGTCGTCTCATTGATGTGCTGGAAAATCGGTATCTCGTGCTGAACCAGTGCACGTACATCGTCCTCGACGAAGCTGATCGCATGATAGACATGGGCTTCGAGCCGGACGTTCAGAAAATCCTGGAGTACATGCCTGTCTCCAACCTCAAGCCCGACACTGAGGAGGCCGAGGACGAGAACAAGCTGATGGAGAACTTCTACACCAAGAAGAAGTACCGCCAAACGGTGATGTTCACGGCTACTATGCCTCCGGCTGTGGAGAGACTGGCGCGATCCTATCTGCGGCGACCGGCCACGGTCTACATCGGATCCGTGGGCAAGCCGACGGAACGCACGGAACAGATCGTGTACATGATGGGCGAGAACGACAAGCGCAAGAAGCTCATGGAGATCCTCTCGCGCTCCATCGATCCACCGGTTATTATTTTCGTCAACCAGAAAAAGGGTGCCGACGTCCTGGCCAAGGGATTGGAGAAACTGGGCTACAACTCCTGTACGTTGCACGGTGGCAAGGGCCAGGAGCAGCGTGAATACGCTTTGGCCGCGCTCAAGTCCGGCGCAAAGGACATTCTGGTGGCCACCGATGTTGCCGGTCGTGGTATCGACATCAAGGACGTCTCCCTGGTCATCAACTACGACATGGCCAAGTCCATCGAGGACTACACGCATCGTATCGGTCGTACGGGTCGTGCTGGCAAGAACGGTGTGGCCATATCCTTCGTCACCAAGGACGACAGCGCCCTGTTCTACGACCTGAAGCAGTGCGTCACAGCCAGTCCGGTGTCGGTGTGCCCGCCAGAGCTCATGAATCACCCCGAGGCGCAGCATAAGCCGGGCACTGTGGTCACCAAGAAGCGCAGGGAAGAGAAGATATTCGCCTAG
- the LOC108123709 gene encoding uncharacterized protein yields MKTLQVALVLSAIVALAFAANASFGSKLSSSKLASTQNLTIYKKNNTYQDGTIVFPLSGQTNTKIIRFINVTDRFTNSSGPTTTLWSGGPGFTFATLFVKSQFSQGINISALFYTD; encoded by the exons ATGAAGACCCTGCAAGTTGCTCTCGTTTTATCCGCCATTGTGGCTCTGGCCTTTGCTGCCAATGCCTCCTTTGGCTCCAAGCTGTCGAGCAGCAAGCTGGCCAGCACCCAGAACCTGACAATCTACAAGAAGAACAACACCTACCAGGACGGAACTATTGTCTTCCCCTTGAGC GGCCAGACCAACACCAAAATCATCCGCTTCATCAACGTAACCGACAGATTCACCAACAGCTCCGGACCCACTACCACTCTGTGGTCTGGCGGACCTGGATTCACCTTTGCGACCCTCTTCGTTAAGAGTCAATTCTCCCAGGGAATTAACATTTCCGCCCTATTCTATACCGACTAA